A portion of the Cyanobium sp. PCC 7001 genome contains these proteins:
- the gcvT gene encoding glycine cleavage system aminomethyltransferase GcvT: protein MDLQRTPLHGAIQAAGARLVPFAGWEMPVQFAGLVAEHQAVRQRCGVFDISHMGVLTLRGDGAKDALQGLVPTDLFRIGPGEACYTVLLNEKGGIRDDLIVYDRGRQADAGGGVCDELVLVINAACADTDTAWICGQLEPQGIGVSDRKGDGVLLALQGPEAQSRLEALSGTSLDGLPRFGHRELKLAGCTAFVGRTGYTGEDGFELLLPREAGVALWQQLVGAGVTPCGLGARDTLRLEAAMHLYGQEMDANTTPLEAGLGWLVHLEMPKPFVGREVLERQSAEGVSRRLVGLMLQGRAIARHGYPVLHGGRAVGEVTSGTWSPTLGEAIALAYVPTEAARIGTELAVEIRGKAEPAVVVKRPFYRR from the coding sequence TTGGATCTGCAGCGCACGCCCCTCCATGGGGCCATCCAGGCGGCAGGGGCCCGCCTCGTGCCCTTCGCCGGCTGGGAGATGCCCGTGCAGTTCGCGGGCCTGGTGGCCGAACACCAGGCGGTGCGCCAGCGCTGCGGCGTGTTCGACATCTCCCACATGGGGGTGCTCACCCTGCGCGGCGACGGCGCCAAGGACGCCCTCCAGGGCCTGGTGCCCACCGACCTGTTCAGGATCGGCCCGGGCGAGGCCTGCTACACGGTGCTGCTCAACGAGAAGGGCGGCATCCGCGACGATCTGATCGTCTATGACCGCGGACGCCAGGCCGATGCCGGCGGTGGGGTGTGCGATGAGCTGGTGCTGGTGATCAACGCCGCCTGCGCCGACACGGACACCGCCTGGATCTGCGGCCAGCTCGAACCCCAGGGGATCGGCGTCAGCGACCGCAAGGGCGACGGCGTGCTGCTGGCGCTGCAGGGCCCCGAGGCCCAGAGCCGGCTGGAGGCCCTCAGCGGCACCAGCCTCGACGGCCTGCCGCGCTTTGGTCACCGGGAACTGAAGCTGGCCGGCTGCACCGCCTTCGTGGGACGCACGGGCTACACCGGCGAGGACGGCTTCGAGCTGCTGCTGCCCCGCGAGGCCGGGGTCGCCCTCTGGCAGCAACTGGTTGGGGCGGGGGTCACCCCCTGCGGGCTCGGCGCCCGCGACACCCTGCGCCTGGAGGCCGCCATGCACCTCTACGGCCAGGAGATGGATGCCAACACCACCCCCCTGGAAGCGGGCCTGGGCTGGCTGGTGCACCTGGAGATGCCCAAGCCCTTCGTGGGGCGGGAGGTGCTGGAGCGGCAGAGCGCCGAGGGGGTGAGCCGCCGGCTGGTGGGCCTGATGCTTCAGGGCCGTGCCATCGCCCGCCACGGCTATCCGGTGCTGCACGGCGGCAGGGCCGTGGGGGAGGTGACCAGCGGCACCTGGTCGCCCACGCTGGGCGAAGCGATCGCCCTGGCCTACGTGCCCACGGAGGCCGCCCGGATCGGCACCGAGCTGGCCGTGGAGATCCGCGGCAAGGCCGAGCCGGCGGTGGTGGTGAAGCGGCCCTTCTACCGCCGCTAG
- a CDS encoding Dps family protein — translation MAISAPPIDIGIPEAQRQQIAEGLGRVLADSTVLYAKTHGFHWNVTGPMFNTLHLMFMEQYTELWTALDEIAERIRALGCPAPFGGSTYSGLSSIPETHGIPAAMEMVRELVQGHEAVARTIRGVIALAEDANDQPTADLLTQRLQIHEKTAWMLRSLLED, via the coding sequence ATGGCCATCTCCGCCCCCCCGATCGACATCGGCATCCCTGAGGCCCAGCGCCAGCAGATCGCCGAAGGCCTCGGCCGCGTGCTCGCCGACAGCACGGTGCTCTACGCCAAGACCCATGGCTTCCACTGGAACGTCACGGGCCCGATGTTCAACACGCTCCACCTGATGTTCATGGAGCAGTACACCGAGCTCTGGACCGCCCTCGACGAGATCGCCGAGCGCATCCGTGCCCTCGGCTGCCCCGCCCCCTTCGGCGGCAGCACCTACAGCGGTCTCTCCTCCATCCCCGAAACCCACGGCATCCCCGCCGCCATGGAGATGGTGCGCGAGCTGGTTCAGGGCCATGAGGCCGTGGCCCGCACCATCCGCGGCGTGATCGCGCTGGCCGAGGACGCCAACGACCAGCCCACCGCCGACCTGCTCACTCAGCGCCTTCAGATCCACGAGAAGACCGCCTGGATGCTGCGCAGCCTCCTGGAGGACTGA
- the speB gene encoding agmatinase — protein MQHPSLFDTDGAIYMASRRDPAGCRVGLFGVPYDGTTSFRPGTRFGPAAIREVSSGLETYCPQLDRDLEDLAFADLGAVDIPFGAPEPVVAAVKRATQAVLGLGLKPLMLGGEHSISSGAVAAVAARHPDLVLVQLDAHADLRHTWLGAHHSHACAMRRCLEVLPSQRLLQIAIRSGTREEFSELRSSGRLVAIARMAEALRPLRGQPLYLTVDLDWFDPAVMAGTGTPEPGGFHWHHFAALVDELRHHELVAADVVELAPQLDPSGVSSVLAAKVVRSLLLLLGGTQ, from the coding sequence ATGCAGCACCCATCCCTCTTCGACACCGACGGCGCCATCTACATGGCCAGCCGCCGCGACCCCGCCGGCTGCCGCGTGGGCCTGTTCGGCGTGCCCTACGACGGCACCACCTCGTTCCGGCCGGGCACCCGCTTCGGGCCGGCGGCGATCCGTGAGGTGAGCAGCGGCCTGGAAACCTATTGCCCCCAGCTGGATCGGGATCTGGAGGATCTGGCCTTCGCCGATCTCGGCGCGGTGGACATCCCCTTCGGTGCCCCCGAGCCGGTGGTGGCCGCCGTGAAGCGGGCCACGCAAGCGGTGCTTGGCCTGGGGCTGAAGCCGCTCATGCTGGGGGGCGAGCACTCGATCAGCTCCGGCGCCGTGGCCGCCGTGGCCGCCCGGCACCCGGACCTGGTGCTGGTGCAGCTGGATGCCCACGCCGACCTGCGCCACACGTGGCTCGGCGCCCACCACAGCCACGCCTGCGCCATGCGCCGCTGCCTGGAGGTGCTGCCCAGCCAGCGGTTGCTGCAGATCGCGATCCGCAGCGGCACCCGCGAGGAGTTCTCAGAGCTGCGCAGCAGTGGGCGCCTGGTGGCGATCGCCCGGATGGCCGAGGCACTGCGTCCCCTGCGGGGCCAGCCGCTCTATCTCACCGTGGACCTCGACTGGTTCGACCCCGCCGTGATGGCCGGCACCGGCACGCCGGAACCGGGAGGCTTCCACTGGCACCACTTCGCGGCCCTGGTGGATGAGCTGCGCCACCACGAACTGGTGGCGGCCGACGTGGTGGAACTGGCACCCCAGCTCGACCCCAGTGGCGTCAGCAGCGTGCTGGCCGCCAAGGTGGTGCGCAGCCTGCTGCTGTTGCTGGGGGGCACTCAGTAG
- a CDS encoding cyclic nucleotide-binding domain-containing protein has product MISSAAGSTAPTAPIDLMAAHGDCEVVILPTGARVFSVGAPADSIYGLRRGIVEVLGPSQEKLCYRPGEMFSYQDIVWGDGIHRSDALARTPVEVLRLDRLRFLNLLHNHPTLAVQLIGQQHERLREQRTSGTCCY; this is encoded by the coding sequence TTGATCAGCTCGGCCGCCGGCTCCACTGCCCCCACCGCTCCGATCGATCTGATGGCGGCCCATGGGGACTGCGAAGTGGTGATCCTGCCCACCGGCGCCAGGGTGTTCAGCGTCGGTGCTCCGGCCGATTCGATCTATGGATTGCGTCGCGGCATCGTGGAAGTGCTGGGACCGTCCCAGGAGAAGCTCTGCTACCGCCCCGGGGAGATGTTCAGCTATCAGGACATCGTGTGGGGCGATGGGATCCACCGCAGCGATGCCCTGGCCCGCACGCCCGTGGAGGTGCTGCGGCTGGACCGCCTGCGTTTCCTCAACCTGCTCCACAACCACCCCACCCTGGCGGTGCAGCTGATCGGCCAGCAGCATGAGCGGCTGCGGGAGCAGCGCACCAGCGGCACCTGCTGCTACTGA
- the aspS gene encoding aspartate--tRNA ligase, which translates to MRSHGCGDLRQDVTGQEVQLCGWVDRRRDHGGVIFIDLRDRSGTVQITVDPDLGADAFAVAEHLRNETVIQVTGTVRGRPADAINDKLATGHVEVLASAIGVLNSVKGNLPFPVSVHDEENTREELRLRHRYLDLRRERMNGNLLLRARTIQAARRFLEDQGFIEVETPVLTRSTPEGARDYLVPSRVCGGEWFALPQSPQLFKQLLMVGGIERYYQVARCFRDEDLRADRQPEFTQLDMEMSFMDQEQILELNEALIAHIWKAVKGVELPRPFPRLTWQEAMERYGTDRPDTRYGMELVTVSDLVADMGFKVFSGAVAAGGAVKCIAVPGGNDAVSNVRIKPGGDVFSEAQKAGAGGLAFIRVREGGEIDTIGAIRDNLTDDKKAELLARTGAEAGTLLLFGAGDTATVNKALDRVRQYLARELGMVQPDSANDRWNFLWVVDFPMFEFNAEENRLEALHHPFCAPNPGDLGADPAAWADTLPTARAQAYDLVLNGLELGGGSLRIHDSALQRQVLQTIGLPLEEAEAQFGFLMEALDMGAPPHGGLAFGVDRIVMLLAGEESIRDTIAFPKTQQARCLMTQAPAGVSPQQLEELHVASTWVEEA; encoded by the coding sequence ATGCGCAGCCACGGGTGCGGCGACCTGCGTCAGGACGTGACCGGCCAGGAGGTGCAGCTCTGCGGCTGGGTGGACCGGCGGCGGGACCATGGCGGCGTGATCTTCATCGACCTGCGCGATCGCAGCGGCACGGTGCAGATCACCGTGGATCCCGATCTGGGCGCCGATGCCTTCGCCGTGGCCGAGCACCTGCGCAACGAAACGGTGATCCAGGTGACGGGCACCGTGCGCGGGCGCCCGGCCGACGCCATCAACGACAAGCTGGCCACCGGCCACGTGGAGGTGCTGGCCAGTGCCATCGGTGTGCTCAACAGCGTGAAGGGCAACCTGCCCTTCCCCGTGTCGGTGCACGACGAGGAGAACACCCGCGAGGAGCTGCGGCTGCGCCACCGCTACCTGGATCTGCGCCGCGAGCGGATGAACGGCAACCTGCTGCTGCGGGCCCGCACGATCCAGGCCGCCCGCCGCTTCCTCGAAGACCAGGGCTTCATCGAGGTGGAAACGCCGGTGCTCACCCGCTCCACCCCCGAGGGCGCCCGTGACTACCTGGTGCCCAGCCGGGTGTGCGGCGGCGAGTGGTTTGCCCTGCCCCAGTCGCCCCAGCTGTTCAAGCAGCTGCTGATGGTGGGCGGCATCGAGCGCTACTACCAGGTGGCCCGCTGCTTCCGCGACGAGGACCTGCGCGCCGACCGCCAGCCGGAGTTCACCCAGCTGGACATGGAGATGAGCTTCATGGATCAGGAGCAGATCCTGGAGCTCAACGAGGCCCTGATCGCCCACATCTGGAAGGCCGTGAAGGGCGTGGAGCTGCCCCGCCCCTTCCCGCGCCTCACCTGGCAGGAGGCGATGGAGCGCTACGGCACTGACCGGCCCGACACCCGCTACGGCATGGAGCTGGTGACCGTGAGCGATCTGGTGGCGGACATGGGCTTCAAGGTGTTCAGCGGGGCCGTCGCCGCCGGCGGCGCGGTGAAGTGCATCGCCGTACCCGGCGGCAACGACGCGGTGAGCAACGTGCGCATCAAGCCGGGCGGGGATGTGTTCAGCGAAGCCCAGAAGGCCGGCGCCGGCGGCCTGGCCTTCATCCGCGTGCGCGAAGGCGGCGAGATCGACACGATCGGCGCCATCAGGGACAACCTCACAGATGACAAGAAGGCCGAACTGCTGGCCCGCACTGGCGCCGAGGCCGGCACCCTGCTGCTGTTCGGCGCCGGCGACACCGCCACCGTGAACAAGGCGCTGGATCGGGTGCGCCAGTACCTGGCCCGGGAGCTGGGGATGGTGCAGCCCGACAGCGCCAACGATCGCTGGAACTTCCTCTGGGTGGTGGATTTCCCGATGTTCGAGTTCAACGCCGAGGAGAACCGCCTCGAAGCCCTGCACCACCCCTTCTGCGCCCCCAACCCAGGCGACCTCGGCGCCGATCCGGCCGCCTGGGCCGACACCCTGCCCACCGCCCGCGCCCAGGCCTACGACCTGGTGCTCAACGGCCTGGAGCTGGGCGGCGGCTCGCTGCGCATCCACGACTCGGCCCTGCAGCGCCAGGTGCTGCAGACCATCGGCCTGCCGCTGGAGGAGGCCGAGGCCCAGTTCGGGTTCCTGATGGAGGCCCTCGACATGGGCGCACCGCCCCATGGGGGCCTGGCCTTCGGCGTTGATCGGATCGTGATGCTGCTGGCCGGAGAGGAGTCGATCCGCGACACGATCGCCTTCCCAAAAACCCAGCAGGCCCGCTGCCTGATGACCCAGGCGCCCGCCGGCGTGAGTCCGCAGCAGCTCGAGGAGCTCCACGTGGCCAGCACCTGGGTGGAGGAGGCCTGA
- a CDS encoding RNA polymerase sigma factor, RpoD/SigA family: MTHAPPTKAAATGQAGASSDPIRLYLREIGRVDLLRQEEEILLARLVQEREELLRQRGDGELTAWAGRCGVPPADLRQALHRGRRAKERMLQANLRLVVAVAKKYQRRGLDLLDLIQEGTLGLERAVERYDPRRGFRFSTYAYWWIRQGITRALASQSRTIRLPVHVTETLNRIRTCQGELTREHGRQPTLAELARAVGLDEARLRSTLAHIPRPVSLEGRVGANADTPLVDLLEDDHATPEQTLTRQQLHADLEALLDELSAREATVIRQRFGLDDDTPRTLAEIGEQLQLSRERVRQIESRALLKLRQPQNRCRVRDYLDSLDRP, translated from the coding sequence TTGACCCACGCCCCACCCACCAAAGCTGCCGCCACCGGCCAGGCTGGTGCCTCCAGCGATCCGATCAGGCTCTACCTGCGGGAGATCGGGCGGGTGGATCTGCTGCGCCAGGAGGAGGAGATCCTGCTGGCGCGCCTGGTGCAGGAGCGGGAGGAACTGCTGCGGCAGCGGGGCGATGGCGAACTCACCGCCTGGGCCGGCCGCTGCGGTGTGCCGCCCGCGGACCTGCGCCAGGCCCTGCACCGGGGCCGCCGGGCCAAGGAACGGATGCTGCAGGCCAACCTGCGCCTGGTGGTGGCCGTGGCCAAGAAATACCAGCGCCGGGGACTCGACCTGCTCGATCTGATCCAGGAGGGCACCCTGGGCCTGGAGCGGGCGGTGGAGCGCTATGACCCGCGCCGGGGCTTCCGCTTCAGCACCTACGCCTACTGGTGGATCCGGCAGGGCATCACCCGCGCCCTGGCCAGCCAGAGCCGCACCATCCGCCTGCCGGTGCATGTGACCGAAACCCTCAACCGCATCCGCACCTGTCAGGGCGAGCTCACCCGTGAGCACGGCCGCCAGCCCACCCTGGCGGAACTGGCCAGGGCCGTGGGGCTGGACGAAGCCCGCCTGCGCAGCACCCTCGCCCACATTCCCCGGCCCGTGTCGCTGGAGGGAAGGGTGGGCGCCAACGCCGACACCCCACTGGTGGATCTGCTGGAGGACGACCACGCCACCCCGGAGCAGACCCTCACCCGCCAGCAGCTCCATGCCGATCTGGAGGCGCTGCTGGATGAGCTGAGCGCCCGCGAGGCCACCGTGATCCGGCAGCGCTTCGGGCTGGACGACGACACCCCCCGCACCCTGGCCGAGATCGGTGAACAGCTGCAGTTGTCGCGGGAGCGGGTACGGCAGATCGAATCACGGGCGCTGCTGAAGCTGCGTCAGCCCCAGAACCGCTGCCGCGTGCGCGATTACCTCGACAGCCTGGATCGCCCCTGA